In Phoenix dactylifera cultivar Barhee BC4 chromosome 11, palm_55x_up_171113_PBpolish2nd_filt_p, whole genome shotgun sequence, the following are encoded in one genomic region:
- the LOC103720725 gene encoding aldehyde dehydrogenase family 2 member C4 yields the protein MANHCNGNSGGAFKMPEIKFTKLFINGQFVDSVSGKTFETRDPRTGEVIAKVAEGDKEDVDLAVKAAREAFDHGKWPRMSGYERGRLMMKFADLIEEHIEELAMLDSLDAGKLLKMGKSMDIPHCANMLRYYAGAADKIHGETLKLSSQCQGYTLKEPIGVVGHIIPWNFPSTMFFLKVSPALAAGCTMVVKPAEQTPLSALYFAHLAKQAGIPDGTINVVNGFGATAGAALCSHMDVDKISFTGSTEVGRLVMEAAARSNLKPVSLELGGKSPIIIFDDADVDMAVDLAQKAIFYNKGEICVAGSRIYVQEGIYDEFVKKAAESAKGWVVGDPLDPDVHQGPQIDKKQFEKVLQYIEHGKREGATLLTGGKPCGEKGFYIEPTIFTDVKEDMKIAQDEIFGPVMSLMKFQTIEEAIEKANATRYGLAAGVLTKDLDIANRVSRSVRAGTIWINCYFAFDPDAPFGGFKMSGFGRDYGLNAIEKYLQVKSVVTPLYSSPWL from the exons ATGGCTAACCATTGCAACGGGAACTCCGGCGGTGCCTTCAAGATGCCAGAGATAAAGTTCACCAAGCTCTTCATCAATGGCCAATTCGTCGACTCCGTCTCTG GGAAGACATTCGAGACAAGGGACCCACGAACCGGAGAGGTGATAGCTAAAGTTGCCGAGGGCGATAAAGAGGACGTGGACTTGGCCGTGAAGGCCGCGAGAGAAGCCTTCGACCATGGCAAATGGCCTCGCATGTCCGGTTAT GAGAGGGGAAGGCTGATGATGAAGTTTGCAGACTTGATCGAAGAGCACATAGAAGAGTTGGCGATGCTGGACAGTTTAGATGCCGGAAAGCTGCTCAAAATGGGGAAAAGTATGGACATCCCCCACTGCGCGAACATGCTGCGGTACTACGCCGGGGCCGCAGATAAGATCCACGGAGAGACCCTAAAGCTGTCCAGCCAGTGCCAAGGCTACACGCTCAAGGAGCCCATCGGTGTGGTCGGCCACATCATACCCTGGAATTTCCCCTCCACCATGTTCTTCTTAAAGGTCAGCCCCGCTTTGGCCGCCGGCTGCACCATGGTCGTCAAGCCTGCCGAGCAAACTCCTCTCTCTGCCTTGTACTTTGCCCACTTGGCCAAGCAG GCTGGTATTCCGGATGGAACGATCAATGTTGTCAATGGATTCGGTGCCACAGCTGGTGCGGCCCTCTGCTCGCACATGGATGTCGATAAA ATTAGTTTTACTGGCTCAACTGAAGTAGGACGCCTGGTGATGGAGGCAGCTGCTAGAAGTAATTTAAAGCCCGTGTCGCTTGAATTGGGCGGCAAGTCTCCCATCATCATCTTCGACGATGCCGATGTCGACATGGCAGTGGATTTAGCCCAGAAAGCCATCTTCTATAACAAg GGAGAAATTTGCGTTGCAGGGTCTCGTATCTACGTTCAGGAAGGAATTTATGATGAATTCGTAAAGAAGGCGGCAGAGAGCGCCAAAGGCTGGGTAGTTGGAGACCCCTTGGACCCCGATGTTCATCAAGGCCCTCAG ATTGACAAGAAACAATTTGAAAAAGTTCTTCAATATATTGAGCATGGTAAGAGAGAGGGAGCTACCTTGCTGACTGGAGGAAAACCCTGTGGAGAGAAAGGTTTCTACATTGAACCAACAATCTTCACTGATGTTAAG GAGGACATGAAGATCGCCCAAGATGAGATATTTGGACCCGTGATGTCCCTCATGAAGTTTCA GACGATCGAGGAGGCGATAGAGAAGGCGAATGCTACAAGATATGGCCTGGCTGCTGGAGTCCTGACTAAGGATTTGGACATAGCGAACCGAGTCTCAAGATCAGTTCGTGCAGGCACCATTTGGATCAATTGTTACTTCGCATTCGACCCAGATGCTCCTTTTGGTGGGTTTAAGATGAGTGGATTTGGAAGGGACTATGGACTGAATGCAATCGAAAAGTATCTTCAAGTTAAATCAGTGGTCACTCCTCTCTACTCTTCCCCTTGGCTGTAA